ACTGTGCTGTCTGTGCTGGCAGTTTCTGGAAATTGTTGTTTTCCTCTATACCTGATGGTTTTGAAAACTGTTTTGCAAGATCCTTGTATGATGATAATTTTTCCTTATTGAAGAACTGGTTTCTTAGAATATAATTTACCTGATTATATAGGTTCTTTGATACATGGCACATTCTGGATATTACGCCATTGTCACGGATAAAGATCTGTTCAGTTCTCATCGTTTTCATAGCCTATCTCCATTGAACTTTTCCTCCTTTTTGAATACATTTTCATTGAATAGCAATGAAGCATTGAAATTATATCCTCAAATATTTCCTCCGAATCCAGCTTTTGATTGCCTACTTCAGATACAACGACTGTTTCTGTGCCGTATTTCTGGAATAAATATTTAAACAAGTCAAAACCTATTCTGCTTAACCTGTCCTTGTATGTTATTATCACCTTTTCAACCCTGTAGTTTATGATCTCATCAAGCATATCAAAGAATCCCTTTCTCTTATCAAATGATATACCAGATGCTATATCTGAGTATATTGCATTTATCGTATAACCATTCATAAAACACCACTGCTTTAACTGCTCTATTTGATTGTTTAGATCGTTTTTCTGTTTTGTTGATACCCTTGCATATATGACTGTTTTTCTCTTAACGTCCCTATTTAATAATTTGTAAATATCCTCATCATTGTAGCCATAATGCCCATTGGGCATAACTGTGAACCTTATCTTCCCCGTTGAGGCGTATACATGAAGCGTCTTTCATGATATTCGTAGCAGATTTAATACCTCATTTGCTTTCATAGTTAATAATATAATACAGTATTTGTATAAATAGTTATTAGAATTACGGATTATATCGCCATGTTTATGACCCATCGCTTCATGCATAGATATGAAGGAGTACGAAACTGAGACAAAGGGCGGCAAGATAGAGAAGCGTGTTTTCATTGACTCCGGTTCCTTCGTAACATACGGATACGAGACGGATGGGAAGATGGACAAGAAGATCAGGCTGGTCCTCAACGGCAGGAACGGGAAGAGATCCTACTTCATAATACCGACAGGAAACAAGCGCAATTTGGCTATTGATGCCGATTACGAAGACGATGTCTTCGTGCTCAAGGACGGCCAGGCTGTTCGTGTACGGGATCTGTTCGGCGAACGTTGAACTGAACTTCGCCAATTTTTAAATACCTCCAGCAATTCCATAATCTATGTCAGGTATAGTTACCTACGGTTCCTACATACCCAGGTATCGAATAAAACCAGATGAGATAGCGAGGGTGTGGGGCGAGAACCCAGAACACATAAAGAATGGCATATACATACTCAGCAAATCGGTGCCCGCACCGGATGAGGATGTGGCCACCATATCCGTTGAGGCGGCAAGGAATGCACTCAAGAGAAAGAAGATCAATCCCAAGGAGATCGGTGCAATATACGTCGGTTCCGAGTCGCATCCCTATGCGGTGAAGCCAACCGCAACCATCGTTGGATCCGCCATTGGCGTTGATTTTTCCCTTTTTGCAGCTGATTATGAGTTCGCATGCAAGGCCGGAACGGCTGGAATGCAGAACGTGAAGGCCATGGTGGATTCTGGCATGATAAAGTACGGACTGGCCATAGGCGCAGATACTTCGCAGGGGGCGCCTGGAGATGCTCTGGAATATTCTGCGTCAGCCGGCGGCACCGCGTTCATCATAGGAAAGGACGATACCATAGCGGAGATCAATTCAACGCTCTCAGTGGCATCGGATACCCCTGATTTCTGGAGGAGGGAGGGCCAGCCATATCCAAGCCACGGCGAGAGGTTCACCGGCGAACCCGCCTACTTCAGGCACGTCGTAACTGCGGCCAAGATGATGATGGAGCGCATGGAGACCCAGCCCAAGGACTACGACTACGTCGTGTTCCATCAGCCAAATGGCAAGTTTCCCACAAGAGCCGCAAAGATGCTGGGTTTCGATGAGAAGCAGTACAAGGACGGCCTTCTGACACCGTACATAGGAAACACATATTCAGGTTCGATGATGACCGGCCTCTCCTCGATACTGGATGTGTCGAAACCAGGCGACCACATACTTGCCGTTTCATTCGGTTCCGGAGCTGGATCCGATGCCTTCGATATAACGGTGACCGACAGGATAGAGGATATGGACAGGAACAGGGCACCGACCATAAAGAAGATGCTCGAGAACGTGAGATGGGTGGATTACGCCATCTATGCAAAGTTCAAGAAGAAGATCATAGTGGGTGATGGTATTGAGTGAAGTTTACATAATAGGCGCAGGTGAGACAAAATTCGGCGAACTTTGGGACAAATCGCTCAGGGACCTCGCGGTTGAGGCGGGTCTTGAGGCGATAAAGGATGCAAATATCTATTCGAGGGACGTGCAGATGCTCTATGCGAGCAACAGCCTCGCCGGAACGATAAACGAACAGAGCAACATAGCTGCCCTCGCTGCGGATTTCTCCGGAATTGCGGAGACGCATGTACCTGCTGTGCGCGTCGAGGCGTCCACGGCGTCTGGAGGCGCGGCAGTGAGGGAAGCGTACCTTGCAATAAAGTCCGGAGAGTACGATGTGGTGATGGTCGGGGGCGTTGAGAAGATGACTGACATATATGGTTCGGAGATCATCGATGTGCAGTCATCCATACTGGACAGGGAGTGGGAGAGCTTCAACGGCGCAACGCCTGCAGCACTGGCCGCAATAACGGCGCGGAGATACATGCACGATTTCAAGGTGCCAAGGGAGGATCTCGCCATGATAGCGGTCAACGACCATGCGAACGCGTCCATGAACCCTGACGCGCAGTACAGGAATAAGATAACGGTTGATCAGGTACTGAAGAGCGATCCTGTTGCGGAACCGCTCAACGTGTTCGACTGCTCTCCCATATCAGACGGTGCTTCGGCCATCATTCTTGCATCGGATGAGTACCGCAAGAAGAACAGGCTTGACGGTATAAGGATAGTCAGTTCGGCCATGTCTGAGGATTATCTTGCGCTGCACAGCAGGAAGTCAATATACACGCTTGAGTCAACCAGGATAGCGGGGAAGCAGGCGATCGACAGGGCTGGAATAAAGAGGAATGACATTTCATTCGTCGAACTCAACGATTCGTACAGCATATACGGCCTCATTGAGCTTGAGGATCTGGGCTTCGCTGAGAAGGGCAAAGGACGGGATCTTCTGAGCGAGATAAAGATAGACGGAAGCCTTCCAGTAAACCCCTCAGGCGGGCTGAAGGCGAAGGGGAACCCGCTGGGAGCGACAGGCGTATCACAGTTCTACGAGGCCTATCTGCAGCTGAAGGGCAAGGCCGGGCAGAGGCAGGTGAAGAATGCGAGGTATGGTATGCTGCACAATATGGCAGGAACAGGGGCGACATCGGTCGTCCATATAGTGGGTGAGTGATAATGGGACAGCTGTCAAGATTCTGGAGGGAGAGCGAGCACAGGTACAGGCTCCTTGGCACCAGATGCGATAACTGCGGCAGGGTTTACTTTCCGCCAAGGGAAGTTTGCCCCACATGCCACAGGGAATCGATAGGAAAGATGAAGGATCTGGAGCTTTCCGGTGAGGGTGTTATAGAGAGCTTCACAGTGGTTCATGAAGCTCCGCCGAGATTCTCCAGGCAGAAGCCCTACGTTCTGGCGCTGATAAGGACGGAGGAAGGGCCAATGATAACCGGGCAGATCGTAGACTGCGATCCCTCAGAGGTCGAAATAGGAAAGCATGTCCATGCGGTGTTCAGGCGCATGGGAGAGGATGGGGACACAGGCGTGATCGTGTATGGCTACAAGTTCGCCCTAGACTAAAACAATTTTTTCTGATTTTTTATTTCGTCTATTATACGCCCTACAGTGGACCAGTGCATGCGCACTATCTTCTCCGGTTCTCTAGCGTTTTTCAGGAAGCCATAAAGAAATTCGATGGTTCTCGGATCCGACGGATATCCAGATCCGAAATCTCCATATTTCTCATGAAGCTTGTCTATCTCAGCGTCGCGCAGCACCTTTGATACTATGGAGGCTGCAGATACGGCTGGAAAGATGGCATCCGCCTTATGCCTGCACACAACCTTCTTTCCGGATCGACGCTCTATAGCCTCCTGAGCCCTCTCCTCTATGACATCGTAGCAGTCTATGTATACGGTTGATTCTGCATACTCAAGAAGTTCGATTATTTCGTCCTCCTCGATCTTGTTCAGCGATTCCATTGACATCATCCTGTTTATTTCCTCAGGGCTGAGGATCCTGTATCTCACATGGCATCGATCCATTATTGATTTGAATATTTCGGATCTACGCTTCCTCGATAAAACCTTTGAATCCTTAACTCCAATACCTTTCAGGAACTCTGTATCGCAGCAAACGATCGATATGACCATGGGCCCTATAACCGGCCCACGCCCGGCCTCGTCTATCCCGCACTGTATCTCGGCTTCCATCTGCGGGATGTATAACATCGATAATTTTAAAGCCTTGTAGAAATTCACCTAGATGAGGGCCGGTAGATCAGCGGTAGATCGCCTGCTTTGCAAGCAGGAGGCCTCGGGTTCAAACCCCGACCGGTCCATTCGTCATAATACTAAAAAGTAGCTGATTTACGTGTTTCTCTTACTAATAGGAATATATGATTCTGACATCCTCTCATCCCTGAAGGTCAGAGCTTTCTTGCTCTTTTTTCTTTAAATTTTAAAGTCTATCATGAATCATTATCTTTATCATATATTACTAGTCCTTATTTTGTCACTTGTAGTTCTAATTATCAATGTGATGACATTCAACTCAAAGAATGTCACCGATTATCTGTATCTATTTGATCTCACCTATGCAATAGGGAACAGAACTCATTTTGTTACAGTATGCATATTCCAATAGTGGAATTTATCAGAAGGATGAGGTGTCAGGAAGATATTATACGCTTAGACCATTAAGAAAATGATCAATCCGTTCATTAAACTATATCTCAATAACTTGAATTCCAAGCCTCTTGCATTTATTATACAGTATTTTGTCAAATGTTACCAAAGGCACCTTTCTTGAATGTGCATCATATGCTATTATCCAGTCATTGAAATCTCTGAAGCTCAGATTGTTTTCAACCATGAACGCGGTTACCTTCTCAATTGTCTTTCCAGAAAGCCAGGATATGGTAAAATATCCACTATGCAATAATTCATCAATCTTCTTTCTAACATTATCATTATCTATTCCGTATCTGGGAAGCACAAAACCAAGTTCAACAATTGAAAGCGAACTTATTATGGGGTCCCCGAAACTGTCGATAAGCTCACTCGCCCTTGTATGATGCGGCGAATTCTCTATGGTATCATACACCAGAACATTTGTGTCTATGAACACTCTCATTTGTTGTTCCCATCCCATCCAGCCCTTATCTCACTGTCTGCGTCAAGTGATGAAAGATTTTCGCTGACCTTGAAAGTTATTCTACCCTTCCTTTTTTCTGTAGGGTTTATGCTGTTCTTGAGACGTTGATTGATGATTTTAGAAATATTCTTTGTACTGCCGTACTTTTCTATAGATTCCTTAACTATTTCTTCATATATATCTTCATCAAGGTTAATGGTGGTTTTGACCATGATTATGAATCACCATACCATATAAACATTTTACGGTTAACTTTCTTCTTTATATTGAGTCTTTATAGTTCATCATAAATCATAGTATTCGCTTAAAACATTGATCAAATCCCGACCGGCCCACTGCCTTTTATTCAATGACTTTTGTCACATATACATATAAACCATCGTTTTCCGGTGATGAGCATCGATTATGCGTTGAAAGTATCGCTGAAAACAGATACTAGATTAATAAAAGTGAGCTATTCCTCAGCTGAATCTTCGATTTCTCCTTTCATCGAAGAGACCTCTGCCTGTCCGGACATACGTAAAAGCCATATATCGCTATAACCACAGGTGTGAATTCGGATCTCATCGATCCCGCTCAAGCATCGTAAACTTGTTTATCGTGGATGATACAAAAGAATGTGGGAAGACAATTTATAAATATATTCGTTGAGGGGAGTCCGTGTATCTCTTGTCCGAAGAAGGAGAATTATTGCTTCCCACAAACCCCTAGCCTTTCTATAAAACTGATCTATGGTTTCATATTTGAAAAACGCCAGATTTAACCCGATTCATAGGTAAAATAGAAGTCAGGTGTTAATTGAATGAATTAATTTTTCAATCATAGCCGCATCGATGGAGCGATTCTGAAAATATTCTGAAAAAAGGATATGTTAAACGGCAACATAAATTATTAGCTGCTGCTATTGCGTTGATAAAAAGATCTATGAGGAGATGGCCTCAAGCGATCTGTTCTTTGTCTCCTCACCGAATATCAATGTTATCAGGAACCCCAGAAATCCCACAACAAACAGGATCAATTCCATGGGAATGGCACCATAGAGCTTAAGGGTGATTGGGAAGACCACAGCGGATATGATGGCTCCAACACGGCTTATGGCGGTGCCTGCACCCATGGCTGTTGTTCTTATGCGCGTAGGGAACAGCTCAGATACGAAAATTCCAGTTGTTTCTCCTGTCCCGCCTGCATTGGCAAAGTAGAATATTGCGAACATTGGAAAGAGAAGCAGTAAGGGCGGTTCCTTACTTATGACGATTGCGTATAGTGCCAAAAGCAGCAGAGCTAGACCCTGCGCGAGAAAAGTATATTGCTGCCATTTCTTCCTTCCGAAGCGATCGGCCGTGAAAACGAAGAACAACGTTCCGGTTATGCCTATTATGTATAGAATCAATGTGAGAAGAAGAGATCCGGAATGCGTTGTGTAATGGAGCTCAAGAAGAAGAGTTGCAGTGTATATGCCTATTCCATAAAATATGAGATCGTTGAAAAACCAGGAGGTGAAGGTGAAGAATGCCCTTCTGGAATACGATGGTTTTGCATACCTATCGTCTGGAATGGATTCATCATTCCCAGCCGACACACCAAGCTTTTTCTCTATATCCGCGATCTCCGATTCATCCTTCTTTTCCACAGCGAACCTGGGTGTTTCCTCTACATTTCTTCTGAGTATTAGCACTATTATTGCCGGTATGGCGCCGGCAGCAAGCAGGTAACGCCAGGAAACACTGCCATAGGGAAGAAGCACTAGACCCAGAAACACGGCTACAGCCCCACCGATCCACCATGACATGAGATCAGTCCCGAGAAGCTTGCCCCTACCTTTAACCGGGCTGTATTCGCCGATTATCGAGAGCGTCAACGCATAATCCGCACCTATGGCGAGACCAAGAAGGGCCCTGAATATTATAAGTTCAATGGCGTTTATCGATATTGCGCTCAATATGGCGAATAAGGCGAAGATGAGCATATCCCATTGGTATATGAGTTTACGTCCTTTGAGATCGGCTATGAAACCGAATACAGCACCGCCTATCAGCTGGCCGATTATTGTTGCAACACCGATTATGGCTGATTCCGCTACACCTATATGAAATAGCGGCCCTATGAACAGGAGAGCCGGACCTATCACAAGAAGATCGTAGCCATCCAGAAAATAACCCATATCGGAAAGCGCTGTTATCAGATAATGATATTTCTTGATGCTGAGGGCATCAAGTTTTTTAAGAAGATTATCCTGTGCCACACTATTCTAGACCAACGTATTATATCTTTTTTTCCATATAGAGATATATAGGGATAAATGCAACACCATTAATGCAACACATGTGAGGTCTTCCATACTAACTAGTATTTCTGAAACAAAAAATGATTTTGAAGTATGAGGGTGGGATATTCTTTCTTCCATACTAACTAGTATTTCTGAAACAAATCCCTTAATCCCTATATAAGGCATCGGTGGATGCGATACCTTCCATACTAACTAGTATTTCTGAAACAATATATGTGTAGATATATCAGATATGCCCATTGAAGACTTCTTCCATACTAACTAGTATTTCTGAAACTACTTACAAGGTTTTTGCCACTCAATAATGATGATAATTTCTTCCATACTAACTAGTATTTCTGAAACGTCTCAATCCGGCTCCTCCTTCCGAAGAGATCGAATACTTCCATACTAACTAGTATTTCTGAAACATGACATTTCATACTGCCTATAATCTGCTGTTACGGTTCTTCCATACTAACTAGTATTTCTGAAACCAGCCGGTCCTCACGGTAACAATGAGGGAGCTTGAAGAGTCTTCCATACTAACTAGTATTTCTGAAACTACCAGAGAGAAAGGCTTAAAGATTACGAGGAAGTCTCTCCTTCCATACTAACTAGTATTTCTGAAACTGATAAATATAGCCAATCATAGAATTAAAACAGAAACAGAAACTTCCATACTAACTAGTATTTCTGAAACCGGTGGCTGAGTTCATTGCTGTTTATCTAATATATCTACTTCCATACTAACTAGTATTTCTGAAACGAGATTTTTAAAGGATAGATAGATGCGATATTCTATCTCTTCCATACTAACTAGTATTTCTGAAACAGACACAATAAGAACTTTGATAGGGACTTTGCCGTTATACTTCCATACTAACTAGTATTTCTGAAACCCAGACAGTGTTTGGTATTTCGCGTTCAGAGCGTTGTCTTCCATACTAACTAGTATTTCTGAAACAATCTATGACTTTGAGGATATCATCCTGCTCATTTGCCACTTCCATACTAACTAGTATTTCTGAAACTTCAGGCGACAAAAAAATGCAGACAACGCAGCCGCACAAGTTCTTCCATACTAACTAGTATTTCTGAAACTACTTACAAGGTTTTTGCCACTCAATAATGATGATAATTTCTTCCATACTAACTAGTATTTCTGAAACCCGTTGTCTATGATCTTATTTCTATACTGTATATAACGATTTCCAATATGTTTTATGTATTTATAGCATGAATAATTATATAATGTATATAAGATACAATATTAATATGGTATAATACGATATCTACCAACGAAAGAATTGAAAATTTCGGTAAGCCTCATTTTTTGACTTTGTTTAAATACCCTTACCGACATTTTCTTATATAAATAAATTATGTAGCGATAGTGACACAAATCCACGAACATACCATTGCTCAATGATCTACGGATTATGTAGTGCATCATATAACGTTTAGATCCCTTTTCTCCCCTATTATGAATCTATCAACATATCCCTTTGTCTTGAATTTATATAATATTACAGAATCGCCCTCTTCCAGCCGCTCATCTAAGCCTTCCATCATCTCGTTCAACAGCGCATCCGTTATTTCCCCCTCAAAAACACTGTTCTGCACCCATATCAGATACCTCTTCAGATATTTGTTGATCTTAGAAACCCTCTTCTCGTCAACATCATAGACTAAGATGGCGTACATCAATCCCACATCCTGAACGATCGGTATCTCTTGCCTTCCGATACATGATGCAACAGTTTATAGCATTCCTCTCCAATTATGGTTTCATAAGTTGCGTATCCATTTCCAACCTTCAGGCTTGACTCCATCCTGTCTCTATATGCTGAGACGAACTTGTTCCTGCCGGTATCGTTGAGGTAAACACCACCATCCCGTTCTTCGAAGTCGCCATCCTTCATTATTCTATTGTTTACCAGATAGGCCACAAGCCTCTCAACTATCACTGGCTTGAACACATCAGCTATATCCAAGGCCAACGAGAACGATCTGTCAGATGGCTCATGCAGAAAACTTATGGATGGATTGAGTCCTGATGCGATTATCTTCGTAAGAACTGAGGAATAAAGCATTGCGTTGCCGAAAGAAATCATCGCATTGAGGCTGTCCGGTGGTGGATGGAACTGCCTCTTGAAACTAGGATAGCCCTTGAATATCTTAGGAAATGATGAGTAATAATCAGACCATATGTTGCCCTCCACACCCAATATGGAATTTATGTTGTCCTTCTTGATCGCATAGGATCTTATTCTTTCAATTATGCCGCTTATGGCCCCATCCTCGTTGTAATAACGCAGATTCCTGATTATGTTATGGCGTATACCTTCGACCATCTCAGCGGCGATATCAAGCCTATCCCTGCTTGAATAAGCCATTGCCTGCTTTACCGTATTCATGCCTATTTCATTCTTTGATATCGGGACTATGGATGACATGTATGTACCGTTGGGTCTGAGTATGTGCACGATTATGCCGATCTTAGAGAGATAATCGAGGGCCCATGAGCTGAGGCTCACCTTACCGCTTATGATTATATCCTCCACGTTCAGAACTGGAAGGTGCTTCTTGAAATCCTTGCCTATGAAGACCAGGGTGTCGCTCTCGCGCTCCACCGACCCATCCTGAGTTATGTAGAAGGTATATTTCATGTCCCTACTGAAGCAGGTCTCTTATGATTTCGCCGAGCTCCTCGGGATATACCCTACTCTTATCCTTGAATATAAGGCCAGATTTCACGTATGCGTCTATGGTGGAATCCAGAACGCCGCTATCCTCGATCGGAATACCGTTGAGGAGCCTCTTCAACATTTCTATTTCATCCCTTGGAAGGCTGATAACGGGCAGTTCTATGTAGGATAGGCTCTCTGGATCTGGATAGAAGACAGGATCGTACAGTTTCTCATCCTTACGATATCGCTCAGTCGCGGTCTTTTCATCTACATCTCTGAAATCCTTCATGATCTCGTCCTTTATCTTCTCGAAGTTCTCATTATAATTCCTCACATCTTTGTTTATGACGTTGTAAACCTTGCTGATCCCAGCCAAACCAGCATACATGGACATGACTATGCCCTGTATCTTTCTCCCACCTGTCACGTTGAGATATATCCTGTCCGAACCATGATTCCTCGCATCACCTATGGCATTCACAAATACCCTCAGGAAATCCTTGAGGGAATCGTTATCGGTTATGTCCTGATACCTTATCATGTGTCTATGAAACCTTATGTTTCCATACCGCGATCTGATGGCACCAATAACGGCATTTACACCCGCTTTTATTTCCTCGTCGTCGGTGAATATCAAGCTGACATCGAAGAGCTTCTCATCCGTATTCCTTAGATACCAGAAGACCTCGCTAACCACCATCGGTGTGGTGCCCACCGTACATATGAGCAAAGATCCCAAACTGATCACCGCCTTATAATGAGCTGTCCAGGCCTCTGACTGCTCTGCGTGAACCACATCGTATTTGCCGGCTCTGCTATGAATTTAGAGACTGCCATTGCCCTAGCACCCCTGTATCTCCCAAGCGTTATGATCGGTCCTTCCTCGATCTTATTTGAGATCCCTGCCCATTTCTGGTCTATATATTTTATGCCCTCTATCATTTTATTGTAAGCATCATTTTCATCATTTATTTCTTTAAAGAAATTTTCGAACGGGAAAGGTTTAGGATCAGAATCTTCACTTTTATCATATTTATCGAGAAACGTAATCATCTCAACTCTGTCGTAAAGAAATTCGCCTTCAAACTTGCCCGATGTCAGGAAGACGCCCACGTTTGGTATTCCTCCCTTTACATTTGCGTTATTCCTCCTCTCTACGGTCATTATGGATAGTTTGTATTCTCCAACAGGCATGAAGTCAGAGAATCTGAAGGCACGGCCAAGGGCATATGAGTATATTAGGGTACGGTTCCCACTCTTAACCTTCAACTGTGCCTTCTTTATCAAATCGTATATTTTATCCAGATTGGCTTTGATCGCATGGCCATCAGCGGAAGAAGATATGGCCGCCTGAACTATGATGCCGGTCAGCATCGCCCCCTTCACGCTGGATCCGGGTATATAAGGTTTTTCATTGCCCGGGAAACCTGTATGTGCATGAACGATTATATTGCCCTTGTTCCTGAAGTCCTTGGATTCCACCTTGACGTTATCATATATGATCGAATCTGAAACCTTGTCCTTAACTTGCTCCCAGAATTTATTTATCTTTTCATTCAAATTTGTAACATCTTCGTTCTTTGATTTTTTTATTAAGTCTTCCAATAGGCTTTTCATTTTTTCTAAATGCTCGAGGGGCATTGTCGAAATTGCGCGATATACATCGTATATACTCGCTCCATTTTTCCCCTCGAAGACCTCAAAGGTCGTTCTATTTATGCCATCCCATATAAGAATGGGTGTATTTACCTCAAGCGTTATCTTCATCTTCTAACCTCCAGGGCCATCAGATTGAACGGAAGCAATCTCTTCACTCGCCCGCCTCCAATCGGTATTGTCTTCCCATTCACCGGACCTTTTAGGAAAAGTAGCGAGCCTTCGGTAATGGGACGAACAAACCCGAACGAGGATCCATCCCCATTCAGTCCAGATATGATACGCGTTCTGTAGTAGGATCTCTCAAAATCGATCATGCGTAGCTCTCCTTCGGCCGGCACGAAGAGTGATAGGGACATATAGTAGGCGTTCCCGGAGACGCCCGTCTGAAGATGATCTTCAAACTTCTCAAACGTAAAGCGGCCGTAGCCAGCGGATCGCCGACCGGAAAGACCTTCCTTCTCCAAGTCTTGCAGCGCGATCTCGGTTTCATCCTCCCATTTTGTGCGTATATGAACCCAGAACTTTCCATCCCGGGCGTAGAATGCAAAATGCCTGGCAAACACCTTTGTCTCATTTGCATATATTTTGTTTCCATAATAGACAAATGGTTCCACGACCATGCCCTTGGCCTTACTTTCGCTTTCATTATTTTTAGACGCCTGCCTTATCTCTTCCAGATCCCCTAAGTTTATCTCGACGTCGTTTTTCATTATCTCCCTTATCCTTTCCAGCGGAAGATACCTGGGCAGACCCTTTCTGTTCCTCATTAGATCCCTGAATTCTTCTTCTGATACGTCTGCTCTAATGTACATCAGAAGGTTCGAGATGGGAAGCAGTATCTCATCCTTTGGACCCATTGGAAAAGGGCTGGAAGCTATAAGCGAACCATCCTCGCATGCTCTACGCACCTCATCGGCATCCACGCCACGGAGGATCAGCCTGCTTATCAATGCACCAGTTATCTTCATGGAATCCAATACCGTTGAGGCCGTCCTCATCTGCATTTTTATGGCGAATTCCGGCATGATGGCACTACCTGCCTTGAATCTCCTCTACGTGGATCCTTCCGTATCCCCGCGATCCGCTGCCACCCAAGTAACTTTTCTCCAGAAGGTCTATGCCTTCTTTGAGAAGTTCGATAAGGTCTTCTTCTTTGTCACCTTCGAAAACGTTTATACCTATCGTACCTTCGAACCTCAGTTGCGGTACTGCACGCTCAATGAATCGGGGATTGGCCCTACCAGTCCCTCTGTTTATAGAATTTTCCGCCTTTATCTCCGTGCCAAGCCTGTAGTATCCCTGTTCCCTTTTCACCAGCTCATTCATAGTATCTTCGCTGAGGAAAAAATCGCTGAATGAGAACCTTGTATAGACGAAATCCATCTGATGAGAATTGTCTCCTCTTGGGCAACCAAATGCCTCTCCGATCAATTTCTTTTTTCCATTCAAATTAGCTTTGCAGCTCACCATATCAGGATCCTTCAAGTTATCGAAATCCCCCT
This Thermoplasma sp. Kam2015 DNA region includes the following protein-coding sequences:
- a CDS encoding hydroxymethylglutaryl-CoA synthase; translated protein: MSGIVTYGSYIPRYRIKPDEIARVWGENPEHIKNGIYILSKSVPAPDEDVATISVEAARNALKRKKINPKEIGAIYVGSESHPYAVKPTATIVGSAIGVDFSLFAADYEFACKAGTAGMQNVKAMVDSGMIKYGLAIGADTSQGAPGDALEYSASAGGTAFIIGKDDTIAEINSTLSVASDTPDFWRREGQPYPSHGERFTGEPAYFRHVVTAAKMMMERMETQPKDYDYVVFHQPNGKFPTRAAKMLGFDEKQYKDGLLTPYIGNTYSGSMMTGLSSILDVSKPGDHILAVSFGSGAGSDAFDITVTDRIEDMDRNRAPTIKKMLENVRWVDYAIYAKFKKKIIVGDGIE
- a CDS encoding thiolase domain-containing protein, which gives rise to MVLSEVYIIGAGETKFGELWDKSLRDLAVEAGLEAIKDANIYSRDVQMLYASNSLAGTINEQSNIAALAADFSGIAETHVPAVRVEASTASGGAAVREAYLAIKSGEYDVVMVGGVEKMTDIYGSEIIDVQSSILDREWESFNGATPAALAAITARRYMHDFKVPREDLAMIAVNDHANASMNPDAQYRNKITVDQVLKSDPVAEPLNVFDCSPISDGASAIILASDEYRKKNRLDGIRIVSSAMSEDYLALHSRKSIYTLESTRIAGKQAIDRAGIKRNDISFVELNDSYSIYGLIELEDLGFAEKGKGRDLLSEIKIDGSLPVNPSGGLKAKGNPLGATGVSQFYEAYLQLKGKAGQRQVKNARYGMLHNMAGTGATSVVHIVGE
- a CDS encoding Zn-ribbon domain-containing OB-fold protein; this encodes MGQLSRFWRESEHRYRLLGTRCDNCGRVYFPPREVCPTCHRESIGKMKDLELSGEGVIESFTVVHEAPPRFSRQKPYVLALIRTEEGPMITGQIVDCDPSEVEIGKHVHAVFRRMGEDGDTGVIVYGYKFALD
- the rnhB gene encoding ribonuclease HII; amino-acid sequence: MEAEIQCGIDEAGRGPVIGPMVISIVCCDTEFLKGIGVKDSKVLSRKRRSEIFKSIMDRCHVRYRILSPEEINRMMSMESLNKIEEDEIIELLEYAESTVYIDCYDVIEERAQEAIERRSGKKVVCRHKADAIFPAVSAASIVSKVLRDAEIDKLHEKYGDFGSGYPSDPRTIEFLYGFLKNAREPEKIVRMHWSTVGRIIDEIKNQKKLF
- a CDS encoding PIN domain-containing protein — translated: MRVFIDTNVLVYDTIENSPHHTRASELIDSFGDPIISSLSIVELGFVLPRYGIDNDNVRKKIDELLHSGYFTISWLSGKTIEKVTAFMVENNLSFRDFNDWIIAYDAHSRKVPLVTFDKILYNKCKRLGIQVIEI
- a CDS encoding MFS transporter codes for the protein MAQDNLLKKLDALSIKKYHYLITALSDMGYFLDGYDLLVIGPALLFIGPLFHIGVAESAIIGVATIIGQLIGGAVFGFIADLKGRKLIYQWDMLIFALFAILSAISINAIELIIFRALLGLAIGADYALTLSIIGEYSPVKGRGKLLGTDLMSWWIGGAVAVFLGLVLLPYGSVSWRYLLAAGAIPAIIVLILRRNVEETPRFAVEKKDESEIADIEKKLGVSAGNDESIPDDRYAKPSYSRRAFFTFTSWFFNDLIFYGIGIYTATLLLELHYTTHSGSLLLTLILYIIGITGTLFFVFTADRFGRKKWQQYTFLAQGLALLLLALYAIVISKEPPLLLLFPMFAIFYFANAGGTGETTGIFVSELFPTRIRTTAMGAGTAISRVGAIISAVVFPITLKLYGAIPMELILFVVGFLGFLITLIFGEETKNRSLEAISS
- the cas2 gene encoding CRISPR-associated endonuclease Cas2 — encoded protein: MYAILVYDVDEKRVSKINKYLKRYLIWVQNSVFEGEITDALLNEMMEGLDERLEEGDSVILYKFKTKGYVDRFIIGEKRDLNVI
- the cas1b gene encoding type I-B CRISPR-associated endonuclease Cas1b, which encodes MKYTFYITQDGSVERESDTLVFIGKDFKKHLPVLNVEDIIISGKVSLSSWALDYLSKIGIIVHILRPNGTYMSSIVPISKNEIGMNTVKQAMAYSSRDRLDIAAEMVEGIRHNIIRNLRYYNEDGAISGIIERIRSYAIKKDNINSILGVEGNIWSDYYSSFPKIFKGYPSFKRQFHPPPDSLNAMISFGNAMLYSSVLTKIIASGLNPSISFLHEPSDRSFSLALDIADVFKPVIVERLVAYLVNNRIMKDGDFEERDGGVYLNDTGRNKFVSAYRDRMESSLKVGNGYATYETIIGEECYKLLHHVSEGKRYRSFRMWD